Proteins encoded in a region of the Neisseria subflava genome:
- the uvrB gene encoding excinuclease ABC subunit UvrB, whose translation MEVIQYPNSPFKLHQPFPPAGDQPTAIADLLEGLSDGLAYQTLLGVTGSGKTYTMANVIAQSGRPAIIMAHNKTLAAQLYAEMREFFPENAVEYFVSYYDYYQPEAYVPSRDLFIEKDSAINEHIEQMRLSATKNLMTRDDVIIVATVSAIYGIGDPTEYQQMVLSVKEGDTIEQRDIIATLVSMQYERGDLDFKRGSFRVRGDVIDVYPAESSENALRISLFDDEIDRLDMFDPLSGSLIQRVGRYTVFPSSHYVTPRDTVLRACESIKEELRERIEFFAREQRPVEQQRIEQRTRFDLEMLYEMGFCKGIENYSRHFSGKKEGEPPPTLMDYLPDNAIMFIDESHVTVTQIGGMYKGDASRKQNLVDYGFRLPSARDNRPLKFHEFEKVMPQTVFVSATPAKYEEEHAGQVVEQVVRPTGLVDPQIIIRPVATQVDDLMSEINDRIQKGERVLVTTLTKRMAEQLTDYYSELGIKVRYLHSDIDTVERVEIIRDLRLGLFDVLVGINLLREGLDIPEVSLVAILDADKEGFLRSHRSLIQTIGRAARNVNGVAILYADKITDSMKAAIDETERRREKQIKFNEEHGIVPQQIKKQVKDIIDGVYHEEDSGKGRLKGKNKVKVGEIHNEEDAIKEIAKLEKAMQQAARDLQFEEAAVLRDRIRGIKEGLLFGVE comes from the coding sequence ATGGAAGTCATCCAATACCCCAATTCTCCGTTTAAACTCCACCAACCCTTTCCCCCCGCCGGCGACCAGCCTACTGCCATTGCCGACCTGCTCGAAGGGCTTTCAGACGGCCTGGCCTACCAAACCCTGCTCGGCGTAACCGGTTCGGGCAAAACCTATACCATGGCGAACGTCATCGCGCAAAGCGGCCGCCCCGCCATCATCATGGCGCACAACAAAACCCTTGCCGCCCAGCTCTACGCCGAAATGCGCGAGTTTTTCCCCGAAAACGCGGTGGAATATTTCGTCTCCTACTACGACTATTACCAACCCGAAGCCTATGTGCCCAGCCGCGATTTGTTCATAGAAAAAGACAGCGCGATCAACGAGCACATCGAGCAGATGCGCCTTTCTGCCACCAAAAACCTGATGACGCGCGACGACGTGATTATCGTCGCCACCGTGTCCGCCATTTACGGTATCGGCGACCCGACCGAGTATCAACAAATGGTGTTGTCCGTCAAAGAAGGCGACACCATCGAGCAGCGCGACATTATCGCCACGCTTGTTTCCATGCAGTACGAACGCGGCGATTTGGATTTTAAACGCGGCAGCTTTCGTGTGCGCGGCGACGTGATCGACGTGTACCCCGCCGAAAGCTCCGAAAACGCCTTGCGCATCAGCCTGTTCGACGACGAAATCGACCGCCTCGATATGTTCGACCCGCTTTCAGGTAGCCTTATCCAACGCGTCGGCCGTTACACCGTCTTCCCGTCCAGCCACTACGTTACCCCGCGCGATACTGTATTGCGCGCCTGCGAGTCCATCAAAGAAGAATTGCGCGAACGCATCGAATTTTTCGCCCGCGAACAACGCCCAGTCGAACAGCAACGCATCGAACAGCGTACCCGCTTCGACCTCGAAATGCTCTACGAAATGGGCTTCTGCAAAGGCATCGAAAACTATTCCCGCCACTTCTCTGGCAAAAAAGAGGGCGAACCGCCTCCCACGCTGATGGACTACCTGCCTGACAATGCCATCATGTTCATCGACGAAAGCCACGTGACCGTTACCCAAATCGGCGGCATGTACAAAGGCGACGCATCGCGCAAGCAAAACCTGGTCGACTACGGCTTCCGCCTGCCTTCCGCCCGCGACAACCGCCCGCTCAAATTCCACGAATTTGAAAAAGTCATGCCGCAAACCGTCTTCGTTTCCGCTACCCCCGCCAAATACGAAGAAGAACACGCCGGACAAGTGGTCGAACAAGTCGTCCGCCCCACAGGGCTGGTCGATCCCCAAATCATCATTCGCCCCGTCGCCACCCAAGTCGATGACTTAATGAGCGAAATCAACGACCGCATCCAAAAAGGCGAACGCGTGCTCGTTACCACCCTCACCAAACGCATGGCGGAACAACTCACCGACTATTACAGCGAACTCGGCATCAAAGTGCGCTACCTGCACAGCGATATCGACACCGTCGAGCGCGTTGAAATTATTAGAGATTTGCGTCTCGGCCTGTTTGACGTACTCGTCGGCATCAACCTCTTGCGCGAAGGCTTGGACATCCCCGAAGTCTCTCTTGTCGCCATCCTCGACGCCGACAAAGAAGGCTTCCTGCGCTCCCACCGCAGCCTGATTCAAACCATAGGCCGCGCCGCGCGTAACGTGAACGGCGTCGCTATTTTGTACGCCGACAAAATCACCGATTCCATGAAAGCCGCCATCGACGAAACCGAGCGCCGCCGCGAAAAACAGATTAAATTTAACGAAGAACACGGCATCGTTCCGCAGCAGATTAAAAAACAGGTCAAAGACATCATCGACGGCGTGTACCACGAAGAAGACAGCGGCAAAGGTCGTCTGAAAGGCAAAAACAAGGTCAAAGTCGGCGAAATCCACAACGAAGAAGACGCGATTAAAGAAATCGCCAAACTGGAAAAAGCTATGCAGCAGGCAGCTAGGGATTTGCAGTTTGAAGAGGCTGCTGTGTTGCGGGATAGAATTCGGGGAATTAAGGAAGGGTTGTTATTTGGAGTAGAGTAA
- the xth gene encoding exodeoxyribonuclease III gives MKIATWNVNSLNVRLPQVQNWLADHQADILALQELKLDQDKFQAAALQMMGWHCVWSGQKTYNGVAIISRHEPQDVHCGLPALPDDPQRRVIAATINGVRVINVYCVNGEALDSPKFQYKEQWFAALTEFVRAEMATHPKLVLLGDFNIAPSDADCYDPEKWHEKIHCSSIERQWFKNLLDLGLTDSLRKVHPEGAFYTWFDYRGAMFQRKLGLRIDHILTSPELAATLTDVTVDLETRAQERPSDHAPVIAEFDC, from the coding sequence ATGAAAATCGCCACTTGGAACGTCAATTCCCTCAACGTCCGCCTGCCCCAAGTACAAAACTGGCTGGCCGACCACCAAGCCGACATACTCGCCTTACAAGAACTCAAACTCGACCAAGACAAATTCCAGGCCGCCGCCCTGCAAATGATGGGCTGGCACTGCGTCTGGAGCGGCCAAAAAACCTATAACGGCGTCGCCATCATCAGCCGCCACGAGCCGCAAGACGTACATTGTGGCCTTCCCGCCCTTCCCGACGACCCGCAACGCCGCGTCATCGCCGCCACCATCAACGGCGTGCGCGTCATCAACGTCTATTGCGTCAACGGCGAAGCACTGGACAGCCCCAAATTCCAATACAAAGAACAATGGTTTGCCGCATTGACCGAGTTCGTCCGCGCCGAAATGGCCACACACCCCAAACTCGTCCTGCTCGGCGACTTCAACATCGCCCCCTCTGATGCCGACTGCTACGACCCCGAAAAATGGCACGAAAAAATCCATTGCTCCTCCATCGAAAGACAATGGTTTAAAAACCTGCTCGACCTCGGCCTGACCGACAGCCTGCGCAAAGTCCACCCCGAAGGCGCGTTCTACACATGGTTCGACTACCGCGGCGCCATGTTCCAACGCAAACTCGGCCTGCGCATCGACCACATCCTCACCAGCCCCGAACTCGCCGCCACTCTTACCGACGTTACCGTCGACCTAGAAACCCGCGCCCAAGAACGCCCCAGCGACCATGCGCCGGTGATTGCTGAGTTTGACTGCTAA
- a CDS encoding ArsR/SmtB family transcription factor, which translates to MEIKRLSTILKLIANPERMAILFLLLDGDRSITELAQALDSSPTGIANHLARLRTEGIIDFTRYHRIIEYRIISEEATTILNTLRTLKDQAE; encoded by the coding sequence ATGGAAATCAAGCGTCTCTCTACCATTCTCAAACTGATTGCCAACCCCGAACGTATGGCCATTCTTTTTCTGCTGCTTGACGGCGACCGCAGCATTACCGAACTGGCACAGGCACTCGACTCCTCCCCAACTGGCATCGCCAACCACCTCGCACGCCTGCGCACCGAAGGCATCATCGATTTCACACGCTACCACCGCATCATCGAATACCGCATCATCTCCGAAGAAGCCACCACCATCCTCAATACCCTGCGCACGCTCAAAGACCAAGCCGAATAA
- a CDS encoding extracellular solute-binding protein produces the protein MKTPALLSLLGLIPSAAFAAHGVGLGQPPKYPANFTAFEYVNPNAPKGGTFTTPFLGAFDTLNPFTLKGNHEYGISMLTLDTLTEQSMDEPYAVYGLIAEDIALAPDGLSVTFKINPKAKFHNGDPVLAKDVAASFNILTKDKAAAPMYHFYWSDVAKVETPNDRTVVFRFKQRNSELHMILGSLPVFSHKSYPKGLAAAPNSLPIGSGPYRFAKAENGRISEFVRDKNYWAQNLPVRKGRYNYDHIRIKYVKDEVVRIEGLKGGQYDFVQENVARNWARAYSDEVLKKRNLSKHEWVQNSTAGMQGFVINMRHKPLDNIYVRRALIESFDYESVNSRIFYGAYRRTDSFFTNSTMAATGKPDRAETALLKSLGTKLPDGVLDQDVPMPPVTDPKLGVRPNLLKARALLEKGGYQYKNGKAVDKQGKPLTFEFLAPSKNYERITAKWQRDLAKIGITMNVRTADSAVYQKRMNDFDFDVTTGYYGNSESPGNEQYDYFSCAAAKTEGSRNLSGVCHPAVEKLLTHFNSFTNRQELQTTSRSLDRLIRHQYTIVPNWFADRYRVVYRNDVGIPSKLPKYYDPITFAMTAGWKKK, from the coding sequence ATGAAAACACCAGCCCTACTCTCTCTGCTTGGTTTGATTCCATCTGCCGCCTTTGCCGCCCACGGCGTAGGCCTTGGCCAACCACCCAAATATCCGGCCAACTTCACCGCCTTCGAATACGTCAATCCCAACGCCCCAAAAGGTGGCACGTTTACCACGCCTTTCCTCGGTGCTTTTGACACGCTCAACCCCTTTACCCTCAAAGGCAACCACGAATACGGCATCAGTATGCTGACGCTCGACACCCTGACCGAGCAAAGCATGGACGAACCTTACGCCGTTTACGGCCTGATTGCCGAAGACATCGCCCTGGCGCCGGACGGTCTTTCCGTTACCTTCAAAATCAACCCCAAAGCCAAATTCCACAACGGCGATCCCGTTTTGGCCAAAGACGTTGCCGCTTCATTTAACATCCTGACCAAAGACAAAGCCGCCGCCCCCATGTACCACTTCTACTGGAGCGACGTGGCCAAAGTAGAAACGCCCAACGACCGCACCGTCGTGTTCCGCTTCAAGCAGCGCAACTCAGAATTGCACATGATTCTCGGCAGCCTGCCCGTCTTCTCGCATAAAAGCTATCCCAAAGGCCTGGCCGCCGCGCCCAACAGCCTACCCATCGGCTCCGGCCCCTACCGTTTTGCCAAAGCTGAAAACGGCCGCATCAGCGAGTTTGTCCGCGACAAAAACTACTGGGCGCAAAATCTGCCCGTGCGCAAAGGCCGCTACAACTACGACCACATCCGCATCAAATACGTCAAAGACGAAGTTGTCCGCATCGAAGGGCTGAAAGGTGGCCAATATGACTTCGTACAAGAAAACGTCGCCCGCAACTGGGCGCGCGCCTACTCCGACGAAGTCCTCAAAAAACGTAATCTATCCAAACACGAATGGGTACAAAACAGCACCGCAGGCATGCAAGGCTTCGTCATCAATATGCGCCACAAGCCCTTGGACAATATTTACGTCCGCCGTGCCTTGATTGAAAGCTTCGACTACGAAAGCGTCAACAGCCGCATCTTCTACGGCGCATACCGCCGCACCGACAGCTTTTTCACCAACAGCACCATGGCCGCAACCGGCAAGCCCGACCGTGCAGAAACCGCATTGCTCAAATCATTGGGCACCAAGCTGCCCGACGGCGTATTAGATCAAGACGTCCCTATGCCGCCGGTTACCGACCCCAAACTGGGCGTGCGCCCGAACCTGCTCAAAGCACGCGCCCTGCTTGAAAAAGGCGGCTATCAATACAAAAACGGCAAAGCAGTCGACAAACAAGGCAAACCGCTGACTTTTGAATTCCTCGCCCCAAGCAAAAACTACGAGCGTATTACCGCAAAATGGCAGCGCGACCTCGCCAAAATCGGCATTACCATGAACGTGCGTACCGCCGACTCCGCCGTGTACCAAAAACGCATGAACGACTTCGATTTTGACGTAACCACCGGCTACTACGGCAACAGCGAAAGCCCCGGCAACGAGCAATACGACTACTTCAGCTGCGCCGCCGCCAAAACCGAAGGCAGCCGCAACCTATCCGGCGTCTGTCATCCCGCGGTTGAAAAACTGCTGACCCATTTCAACAGCTTTACCAACCGCCAAGAGCTGCAAACCACCTCGCGCTCACTCGACCGACTAATCCGCCACCAATACACCATCGTTCCAAACTGGTTCGCCGACCGCTATCGCGTCGTGTACCGTAACGATGTGGGCATTCCGTCCAAGCTGCCGAAATACTACGACCCCATCACCTTCGCCATGACCGCAGGTTGGAAGAAAAAGTAG
- a CDS encoding YihY family inner membrane protein has product MPFSQWWQGFLKSKGVAFAWFVMHRFDEERVPQVAASMTFTTLLALVPVLTVMVVIASAFPVFDQWSGEFVSFINRTIVPQGADMVFDYINAFRDKATKLTAIGSVMLVVTSLMLIRTIDNAFNRIWRVNSQRPWMMQFLVYWALLTFGPLSLGVGLSVVIGQVQVVGGSEWLRVITTVSFITVLLWGLYRFVPNRFVPASHALVGAAVTAFCLETARFLFAWYMGNFDGYKSIYGAFAAVPFFLLWLNLLWTLVLGGAVLTSSLSYWRGEAFRRSLDARGRFDDVLKILLLLDSAQQNGKALPVQEFRRHINMGFDELGELLEKLARHGYVYSGRQGWVLKMGAESIDLAELFKLFVYRPQTLNKDKVNQTVDHIMQPCLETLNMTLAEFGAHTKKQSS; this is encoded by the coding sequence ATGCCGTTTTCGCAATGGTGGCAAGGTTTTTTAAAGAGTAAAGGCGTGGCGTTTGCTTGGTTTGTCATGCACCGTTTTGATGAGGAGCGTGTGCCGCAGGTGGCGGCAAGCATGACGTTTACGACGCTTTTGGCTTTGGTACCCGTGTTGACGGTGATGGTCGTCATCGCTTCGGCCTTCCCCGTTTTCGACCAATGGTCGGGGGAATTTGTCTCTTTTATCAACCGCACCATTGTGCCGCAGGGCGCGGATATGGTGTTCGACTACATCAATGCGTTCCGCGATAAGGCCACCAAGCTGACGGCCATCGGCAGTGTGATGTTGGTCGTAACCTCGCTGATGCTGATTCGGACGATAGACAATGCGTTCAACCGGATTTGGCGCGTCAATTCGCAACGGCCTTGGATGATGCAGTTTTTGGTGTATTGGGCGTTGCTGACGTTTGGACCTTTGTCTTTGGGCGTGGGCTTGTCGGTCGTGATCGGTCAGGTGCAAGTAGTGGGCGGCTCGGAATGGCTGAGGGTTATCACTACGGTTTCATTTATTACGGTGCTGCTGTGGGGTTTATACCGCTTTGTGCCCAACCGTTTTGTGCCTGCCAGCCATGCTTTGGTCGGCGCGGCTGTAACGGCGTTTTGCTTGGAAACGGCACGCTTTTTATTCGCTTGGTACATGGGCAACTTTGACGGCTACAAATCAATTTACGGCGCATTTGCCGCAGTACCATTTTTCCTGTTGTGGCTCAACCTGTTGTGGACGCTGGTATTGGGCGGCGCGGTTTTGACCTCGTCCCTGTCCTACTGGCGCGGCGAAGCGTTCCGCCGCAGTCTGGATGCGCGCGGCCGCTTTGACGATGTATTGAAAATCCTGTTGCTGCTCGATTCTGCCCAACAAAACGGCAAGGCGTTGCCGGTGCAAGAGTTCAGACGGCATATCAATATGGGCTTTGACGAATTGGGCGAGCTTTTGGAAAAACTGGCGCGACACGGCTATGTCTATTCCGGCCGTCAGGGCTGGGTCTTGAAAATGGGGGCGGAGTCCATCGACTTGGCAGAGCTGTTCAAACTCTTCGTCTACCGTCCGCAAACGCTTAATAAAGATAAGGTCAATCAAACGGTTGACCACATTATGCAGCCCTGCTTGGAAACCTTGAACATGACGCTTGCCGAGTTCGGCGCCCATACGAAAAAACAATCCTCTTAA
- the wrbA gene encoding NAD(P)H:quinone oxidoreductase, which translates to MNPNPLKILVLFYSQNGSTRNLARQIARGIESVDGCEAVLRTVPKVSTVCEAVEKAIPDEGAPYATADDLKNCAGLALGSPTRFGNMAAAMKYFIDGTIPLWLGAELVGKPATVFTSTSSLHGGQESTLLTMMLPLLHHGMVISGIPYTESALSNTQSGGTPYGASHVSGHDSKPALTAEENDIAFAQGKRLAELARKLAD; encoded by the coding sequence ATGAACCCAAATCCTCTGAAAATCCTCGTCCTCTTTTATTCCCAAAACGGCAGCACGCGCAACCTTGCCCGCCAAATCGCGCGCGGTATTGAAAGCGTGGACGGTTGCGAAGCCGTGTTGCGTACTGTTCCCAAAGTTTCCACCGTTTGCGAAGCCGTTGAAAAAGCCATTCCCGACGAAGGCGCGCCCTACGCGACTGCCGACGACCTCAAAAATTGTGCCGGCCTTGCGCTCGGCAGCCCGACACGTTTCGGCAATATGGCCGCCGCGATGAAATATTTTATCGACGGTACCATTCCCCTTTGGCTCGGTGCAGAACTCGTCGGCAAACCTGCCACCGTATTCACCAGTACATCTTCTCTGCACGGCGGCCAAGAAAGCACCCTGCTGACCATGATGCTGCCCCTGTTACACCACGGCATGGTCATCAGCGGCATTCCCTATACCGAGTCCGCGCTCAGCAATACCCAAAGCGGCGGCACGCCTTATGGCGCAAGCCATGTTTCCGGCCACGACAGCAAGCCGGCATTGACTGCCGAAGAAAACGATATTGCCTTTGCGCAAGGTAAGCGTTTGGCAGAATTGGCAAGAAAATTGGCAGACTGA
- a CDS encoding TonB-dependent siderophore receptor, whose translation MSLPVFPYGKLSFAVSLALCSAYSFATEVENTQPQERVDLPTVTVQGVGKQTTSNYTIPASSVATGIRLTQRETPQSLSVVTEKQMDDQGLDTLQDVLKQTPGVFHSKMGNNVSGHSQFISRSQAIDSISVDGAPKFLYDGKAIRRGTNNLDSTLYEQVVVVRGASGLSNGGMGEPGGTVALERKKPTAKPAISVEAGVGSWKHYRFVLDANQPLNADNTLRGRAILVSDHGGDYLPSTSRHNHTFYGTLSYDITPQTQWRLGTEIHRFRNTGSSRFSYLTAAGNRKDGFKPFESSPRSNSSARWAYGKDTSAEVFTSLSHEFDNGWKLTGDYSHVSGKNDIVSGIAGTYVIKSDYSALFTSDRDRSKYRDQNFSLALDGHYPALGRSHEFNVGISYQDNKENLSFYEEGESMIPDLRLFNGNIAKPDMPYLRDGFSHMKNLSVYGSTRFKLTDKLAFIGGSRFVDWRYRYSTDRNKFAHSSHKQNVFIPYLGVTYDIGDNLTAYASYTTIFRPQVRYLTKDGAALKPQRGKTYETGLKASWFEGRLNASASVFMNKRDHLGVVAGKFANGEEYYRAADNTTTKGVELSVGGRLSDKWLLNASYARSKIKDSEGVQLHPSYPVHLFKLFTAYDVTDRLNLGANVNWQSRSHTLDEYPADINPAAAAALTQRPYATLDLTGHYKIGKSTRISLDFENVFNKRYRTMPDIHVYGTPRSVTATVKHTF comes from the coding sequence ATGTCACTACCCGTATTTCCCTATGGCAAATTAAGCTTTGCCGTCAGTCTGGCGCTGTGTTCGGCGTATTCTTTCGCAACCGAAGTAGAAAATACCCAGCCGCAAGAGCGTGTCGATTTACCGACAGTTACCGTCCAAGGTGTCGGAAAACAGACTACTTCCAACTACACCATTCCTGCTTCCTCTGTCGCAACAGGCATCCGCCTGACCCAGCGCGAAACGCCGCAGTCCTTGTCCGTTGTCACAGAAAAACAAATGGACGACCAAGGTTTGGATACCTTGCAGGACGTATTGAAACAAACGCCAGGCGTGTTCCACAGCAAAATGGGCAACAACGTATCCGGCCACAGCCAATTTATTTCGCGCAGTCAGGCGATTGACAGCATTTCCGTAGACGGCGCGCCCAAATTCCTTTACGACGGTAAAGCCATCCGCCGCGGCACCAACAATCTGGACAGCACATTGTACGAACAAGTCGTCGTCGTGCGCGGCGCAAGCGGTTTGTCCAACGGCGGTATGGGCGAGCCGGGCGGTACGGTTGCTTTGGAACGCAAAAAACCGACTGCCAAGCCAGCCATCAGTGTGGAAGCCGGTGTCGGTTCGTGGAAACACTACCGCTTCGTCCTTGATGCCAATCAGCCTTTGAATGCAGACAATACCTTGCGCGGCCGCGCTATTTTGGTCAGCGACCATGGCGGCGATTACCTGCCGAGTACATCGCGCCATAATCACACTTTCTACGGTACTTTGTCTTACGATATCACGCCGCAAACCCAATGGCGCCTCGGTACGGAAATACACCGTTTCCGCAATACCGGCAGCTCGCGTTTCAGCTACCTGACCGCAGCAGGCAATCGTAAAGACGGATTCAAACCGTTTGAGTCTTCGCCACGCAGCAATTCGTCCGCACGCTGGGCATACGGCAAAGACACCAGTGCCGAAGTGTTCACTTCCCTCAGTCATGAGTTTGACAACGGCTGGAAACTGACAGGCGATTACAGCCATGTTTCGGGCAAAAATGACATCGTTTCAGGCATTGCCGGTACTTATGTCATCAAATCCGACTATTCCGCGCTCTTTACGTCTGACCGCGATCGCAGCAAATACCGCGACCAGAATTTTTCATTGGCCTTGGACGGCCATTATCCGGCGTTGGGCCGCTCGCACGAGTTCAATGTCGGCATCAGCTATCAGGACAACAAAGAAAACCTGTCTTTCTATGAAGAAGGCGAGTCGATGATTCCTGATTTGCGCCTCTTTAACGGCAACATCGCCAAACCCGATATGCCATATCTACGCGATGGTTTTTCACACATGAAAAACCTGTCGGTTTACGGCTCGACCCGTTTCAAACTGACCGATAAGCTCGCCTTTATCGGCGGCAGCCGTTTTGTGGATTGGCGTTACCGTTACAGCACTGACCGCAACAAATTCGCACACAGCAGCCACAAACAAAACGTTTTCATTCCTTATTTGGGCGTAACCTACGACATCGGCGACAATCTGACCGCCTATGCATCTTACACCACCATTTTCCGTCCGCAAGTACGTTACCTGACCAAAGACGGCGCGGCGCTCAAACCGCAGCGCGGCAAAACCTACGAGACCGGTTTGAAAGCGTCATGGTTTGAAGGCCGTCTGAATGCTTCCGCCTCCGTCTTTATGAACAAACGCGACCATTTGGGCGTGGTTGCAGGCAAATTCGCGAATGGCGAGGAATACTACCGTGCAGCCGACAACACCACAACAAAAGGCGTGGAACTCTCTGTCGGCGGCCGCCTGAGCGACAAATGGCTGCTGAATGCGTCTTATGCACGTTCCAAAATCAAAGACAGCGAAGGTGTTCAACTGCATCCGTCTTATCCGGTTCATTTGTTCAAACTCTTTACCGCGTATGACGTGACCGACCGTTTGAACCTGGGTGCCAACGTCAACTGGCAAAGCCGCAGCCACACGCTGGATGAATACCCTGCAGACATCAATCCGGCCGCCGCCGCCGCATTGACCCAACGTCCGTACGCAACGCTGGACTTGACCGGTCATTACAAAATTGGCAAATCCACCCGCATCAGTTTGGACTTTGAAAACGTGTTTAACAAACGCTATCGCACCATGCCGGATATTCACGTTTACGGCACGCCGCGTAGTGTGACTGCAACGGTTAAACATACGTTCTAA
- the aroG gene encoding 3-deoxy-7-phosphoheptulonate synthase AroG: MSQHHPTDDIKIKEVKELLPPIAHLYELPVTPQVANLVYKTRHEISDLVHGRDNRLLVIIGPCSIHDTKAAVEYAQKLLPLRKKYEKELLIVMRVYFEKPRTTVGWKGLINDPHLDGTFDINYGLRQARQLLLTLNEMGMPASTEFLDMITPQYYADLISWGAIGARTTESQVHRELASGLSCPVGFKNGTDGNLKIAIDAIGAANHPHHFLSVTKAGHSAIVHTSGNPDCHAILRGGKEPNYSAEHVKDAVAQLQKAGVSSKLMVDCSHANSRKDFRKQMDVARDVAAQLKAGEENIMGVMVESHLVEGRQDKPEVYGQSITDACIGWDTTEELLALLAEAKGYQA, encoded by the coding sequence ATGTCCCAACACCACCCTACCGATGACATTAAGATCAAAGAAGTCAAAGAGTTACTCCCTCCAATCGCACATTTGTATGAGCTGCCTGTTACGCCTCAGGTTGCCAATTTAGTTTATAAAACGCGTCATGAGATTTCGGATTTGGTTCACGGCCGCGACAACCGTTTACTGGTCATTATCGGCCCATGCTCGATTCACGATACTAAGGCGGCGGTAGAATATGCGCAAAAATTGCTGCCTTTGCGCAAAAAATATGAGAAAGAGCTGCTGATTGTAATGCGCGTGTATTTTGAAAAACCGCGTACAACTGTTGGCTGGAAAGGTCTGATTAACGATCCGCACTTGGACGGTACGTTTGACATTAACTACGGCCTGCGCCAAGCGCGTCAGTTGTTGCTGACTTTGAACGAAATGGGCATGCCTGCTTCGACTGAATTCTTGGACATGATTACGCCGCAATACTACGCCGACCTGATTTCTTGGGGCGCGATTGGTGCGCGTACGACTGAAAGCCAGGTACACCGCGAATTGGCCAGCGGCCTCTCCTGCCCTGTCGGTTTTAAAAACGGTACGGACGGCAATCTGAAAATCGCCATCGACGCCATCGGTGCCGCCAATCATCCGCACCACTTTTTGTCTGTAACCAAAGCCGGTCATTCTGCGATTGTCCACACCAGCGGCAACCCTGATTGCCATGCGATTTTGCGCGGCGGTAAAGAGCCTAATTACAGCGCAGAACACGTTAAAGACGCGGTTGCGCAGCTTCAAAAAGCCGGCGTGAGCAGCAAACTGATGGTGGACTGCAGCCATGCCAACAGCCGTAAAGACTTCCGCAAACAAATGGATGTAGCGCGCGATGTTGCGGCGCAGCTGAAAGCCGGTGAAGAAAACATCATGGGCGTGATGGTGGAAAGCCACTTGGTTGAAGGCCGCCAAGACAAGCCTGAAGTTTACGGTCAAAGTATTACGGATGCCTGCATCGGTTGGGATACGACTGAAGAATTGCTGGCCCTGCTTGCCGAAGCGAAAGGTTACCAAGCGTAA